One genomic region from Leptospira tipperaryensis encodes:
- the gcvP gene encoding aminomethyl-transferring glycine dehydrogenase, with amino-acid sequence MNSTLQNQSKQNLTKVGIDPLDSFPRRHIGPDPEQIGVMLKELGLSSLEELIEKAVPAGIRLKKPLDLPKASTEHKILQDLKTIASQNQVFRSYIGAGYNSCVIPGVIQRNILENPGWYTAYTPYQAEISQGRLEALLNFQTMIIDLTGLEISNASLLDEGTAAAEAMFLAYSVRKNETAKKFFVSELCHPQTIDVVVTRANPLGIEVQIGNHESVELNEDFFGVLLQYPATDGKIIDYTSFIQKAHNVGSIATVAADLLALTILKSPGEMGADIAIGSSQRFGLPLGYGGPHAGFFATKDEFKRSMPGRLIGVSKDSQGNPGLRLSLQTREQHIRRDKATSNICTAQVLLAVISSMYAIYHGPEGLKNIATRIHRFTSILSNGLKSAGFAISEHSSFDTITVQAGNKVKEILQKALSKKINLRQYNDGRIGIALDETVNTEDLQDLFEIFGVKNAEIEKNFSNADTIPDSLKRTSSYLTHPIFQSHHTETKMLRYIRKLESRDLSLTTSMIPLGSCTMKLNATTEMYPVTWPEFGAIHPFAPADQAKGYKVIFEQLEKWLCEITGFAGVSLQPNAGSQGEYAGLLAIRRYHESRKESHRNVCLIPISAHGTNPASAAMAGFKVVVVSCDPNGNIDLEDLKSKAEEHKDDLAALMITYPSTHGVFEESVKEICAIVHTHGGQVYMDGANMNAQVGLTSPGEIGADVCHLNLHKTFCIPHGGGGPGVGPIGVAKHLVPFLPGHVLVDNTTGNEHGAVSAAPWGSASIVLISWTYIILMGAEGLANATKTSILNANYIAKRLEKAFPVLYKGKNGFVAHECILDVRPFKKTAGIEVEDVAKRLIDYGFHAPTMSFPVPGTLMIEPTESESLEELDRFCEAMLLIHQEILDVQNGVLDKTDNPLKNSPHTAAMVTSDRWDHLYPRERAGYPASWTKEHKFWPYVGRVDNVYGDRNLVCSCLPIESYQ; translated from the coding sequence ATGAACTCCACTCTCCAGAACCAATCCAAACAAAATCTTACAAAGGTCGGTATCGATCCTCTGGATTCCTTTCCAAGAAGACATATCGGCCCGGATCCGGAACAGATCGGAGTTATGTTAAAAGAACTCGGACTTTCTTCTCTCGAGGAATTGATTGAAAAAGCGGTTCCCGCCGGGATTCGTCTAAAAAAACCTTTGGATCTTCCCAAGGCTTCCACCGAGCATAAGATTCTTCAAGATCTGAAAACGATCGCGTCTCAGAACCAAGTCTTTCGTTCTTATATCGGAGCCGGATACAACTCCTGTGTGATTCCCGGAGTCATTCAAAGAAACATTCTAGAGAATCCGGGTTGGTACACGGCTTACACTCCGTATCAAGCTGAGATTTCTCAAGGCCGTCTCGAAGCCCTCCTCAATTTTCAAACGATGATCATCGATCTTACCGGACTTGAAATTTCCAACGCCTCTCTTTTGGACGAAGGAACCGCCGCCGCGGAAGCGATGTTCCTTGCGTATTCGGTTCGTAAGAATGAAACTGCAAAAAAATTCTTCGTCTCCGAACTCTGTCATCCGCAAACGATAGACGTAGTCGTTACGAGAGCCAATCCACTCGGAATCGAAGTTCAAATCGGAAACCACGAAAGTGTGGAACTCAACGAAGATTTTTTCGGAGTTCTTCTTCAGTATCCCGCGACAGACGGAAAGATCATCGATTATACTTCGTTCATTCAAAAGGCGCATAACGTAGGTTCGATCGCGACCGTCGCAGCCGACCTTCTTGCACTTACGATTCTCAAATCTCCGGGAGAAATGGGAGCGGACATCGCGATCGGTTCTTCTCAGAGATTCGGACTTCCTCTTGGTTACGGCGGACCACACGCGGGCTTTTTCGCAACGAAAGACGAATTCAAACGGAGCATGCCCGGAAGATTGATCGGAGTTTCCAAAGATTCACAAGGGAATCCCGGACTCAGACTTTCTCTGCAAACGAGAGAACAACATATCCGAAGAGATAAGGCGACGAGCAATATCTGTACGGCTCAAGTTTTGCTCGCGGTGATCTCTTCCATGTATGCGATTTATCACGGACCGGAAGGACTGAAAAACATCGCCACAAGAATTCATAGATTCACTTCGATTCTTTCTAACGGTTTGAAATCCGCCGGATTTGCGATCTCGGAACATTCTTCTTTTGATACGATCACGGTTCAGGCCGGAAACAAAGTGAAAGAGATTCTCCAAAAAGCGCTTTCCAAAAAAATCAACCTGAGACAATACAACGACGGAAGAATCGGAATCGCGTTAGACGAAACCGTAAACACAGAAGACCTTCAGGACCTTTTCGAAATTTTCGGAGTTAAAAACGCAGAGATCGAAAAGAACTTTTCGAACGCAGATACGATTCCTGATTCTTTAAAAAGAACCTCCTCTTATCTCACACATCCGATATTTCAGTCGCATCACACCGAAACCAAAATGCTTCGTTATATTCGAAAATTGGAATCAAGAGATCTTTCTCTAACGACTTCGATGATTCCTCTTGGTTCTTGTACGATGAAACTCAACGCGACCACGGAAATGTATCCTGTGACTTGGCCGGAGTTCGGAGCGATCCATCCGTTCGCACCGGCGGATCAAGCCAAAGGTTACAAAGTCATATTTGAACAACTGGAAAAATGGCTCTGTGAAATCACCGGTTTTGCCGGAGTTTCCTTACAACCAAACGCAGGTTCCCAAGGAGAATACGCGGGACTTCTCGCGATCCGAAGATATCACGAAAGCAGAAAAGAATCACATAGAAACGTTTGTCTGATCCCGATCTCGGCTCACGGAACCAATCCAGCGAGCGCGGCGATGGCCGGTTTTAAAGTGGTCGTCGTTTCTTGCGATCCAAACGGAAACATCGACTTAGAAGATCTCAAATCAAAAGCGGAAGAACACAAAGACGACCTCGCCGCCTTGATGATTACCTATCCTTCCACACACGGGGTCTTTGAAGAATCCGTAAAAGAAATTTGTGCAATCGTTCACACACACGGCGGACAAGTTTACATGGACGGAGCGAACATGAACGCTCAAGTCGGTTTAACAAGTCCCGGTGAAATCGGCGCCGACGTTTGCCATCTCAACTTACATAAGACTTTTTGCATACCTCACGGAGGAGGCGGTCCGGGTGTTGGTCCGATCGGAGTCGCAAAACATCTCGTTCCATTTTTACCGGGACACGTTTTAGTGGATAACACGACCGGTAACGAACACGGCGCCGTATCCGCGGCTCCTTGGGGAAGCGCGAGCATCGTTCTGATCTCTTGGACTTACATCATTCTTATGGGAGCTGAGGGACTTGCTAATGCTACCAAAACTTCCATCCTAAACGCGAACTACATTGCAAAACGTTTGGAAAAAGCCTTCCCGGTTCTTTATAAAGGGAAGAATGGCTTTGTCGCTCACGAGTGTATTCTCGACGTAAGACCGTTCAAAAAAACAGCAGGAATCGAAGTAGAAGACGTTGCAAAACGATTGATCGACTACGGTTTCCACGCGCCCACAATGTCCTTTCCTGTTCCGGGAACTCTGATGATCGAACCGACCGAATCCGAATCCTTGGAAGAATTGGATCGTTTCTGTGAAGCGATGCTTCTCATTCATCAAGAAATTTTGGATGTTCAGAACGGAGTTTTAGACAAAACGGACAATCCTTTAAAAAATTCTCCACACACCGCTGCGATGGTGACGTCGGATCGTTGGGATCATTTGTATCCGAGAGAACGAGCGGGTTATCCTGCGTCCTGGACAAAAGAACATAAGTTCTGGCCATATGTGGGAAGAGTGGATAACGTCTACGGAGATAGAAACTTAGTTTGTTCCTGTCTTCCGATCGAAAGTTATCAGTGA
- a CDS encoding c-type cytochrome — protein MDSSTLSIDENQANLLWEQKCAVCHGVDGTPKDSILPKPKKLRGFGIKMGFFFGGDKMREGIFKTIRDGKNLTMPSFKNELSEEEIRALVKRIERF, from the coding sequence ATGGATTCCTCCACGCTTTCGATCGACGAAAACCAAGCCAACCTTCTCTGGGAACAAAAATGTGCCGTCTGTCACGGAGTGGACGGAACTCCGAAAGATTCGATTCTCCCAAAACCAAAAAAGCTCCGCGGTTTTGGAATCAAAATGGGTTTTTTCTTTGGAGGAGATAAGATGAGGGAAGGAATTTTTAAAACAATTCGAGACGGAAAAAATCTGACCATGCCTTCTTTTAAAAATGAATTGTCGGAAGAAGAAATTCGCGCTCTTGTTAAACGAATCGAAAGATTCTGA
- a CDS encoding DinB family protein: MLHRNFQNLAGYNRWMNERIYNVVAELPESIRIQDQKAFFGSIHATLNHILWADKIWLSRFLKGGYSFDILTEDTVAGVEGQAANHRHEIESNFDRLEKERMKVDQDMVRWIGEGFSESDFVKNLEYQNTKGSLHSTPIFSVLTHLFNHQTHHRGQVTALLFQNGIDPGVTDLIYYLRLNSN; this comes from the coding sequence GTGTTACATCGGAATTTTCAAAACTTAGCCGGCTACAATCGATGGATGAACGAAAGGATTTATAACGTAGTAGCCGAATTGCCGGAGTCGATTCGAATTCAGGATCAAAAAGCCTTTTTCGGATCGATTCACGCGACGCTCAATCATATTCTTTGGGCCGATAAGATTTGGCTGAGTCGTTTCCTAAAGGGAGGTTATTCCTTCGATATTTTGACCGAAGATACCGTAGCGGGTGTGGAAGGGCAGGCGGCCAATCATCGACATGAAATAGAAAGTAACTTTGATCGACTCGAAAAAGAAAGAATGAAAGTGGATCAAGATATGGTAAGGTGGATCGGCGAAGGATTCTCAGAGTCCGATTTTGTGAAGAATTTAGAATATCAAAATACAAAAGGAAGTCTGCATTCGACTCCGATCTTTTCCGTTCTGACCCATCTTTTCAATCATCAGACGCATCATCGTGGTCAGGTGACCGCGTTGTTGTTTCAAAATGGAATCGATCCAGGCGTTACCGATCTGATCTATTATCTTCGATTGAATTCTAATTGA
- a CDS encoding pyrimidine/purine nucleoside phosphorylase has protein sequence MAQFENVTVIKKANIYYEGKVTSRTVLFSDGSKKTLGILMPGEYDFGTDEKEIMEILEGDLLVKLPGETSWKEIKGGQSFEVPANSRFQLNVKKISDYCCSYIA, from the coding sequence ATGGCTCAGTTTGAAAACGTTACAGTTATAAAAAAAGCGAATATCTATTACGAAGGAAAGGTTACGAGCAGAACCGTTTTATTTTCAGACGGAAGCAAAAAGACTCTGGGAATTTTAATGCCCGGCGAATATGATTTTGGAACCGACGAAAAAGAAATTATGGAAATTTTAGAAGGGGACTTGCTCGTAAAACTTCCGGGCGAAACGTCTTGGAAAGAAATCAAAGGCGGACAATCCTTTGAAGTTCCTGCGAATTCCAGATTTCAATTGAACGTAAAGAAGATCAGCGACTACTGTTGTTCTTATATCGCTTAA
- a CDS encoding hybrid sensor histidine kinase/response regulator — MSILESFYRFLHIPVALFKTLFRNQDQSKSWLALSDAEEQRKIELLLNHMFQVFEELSSGRSLKDILFTLASSIEEYRSDIHASILLLDKDGVTLRHGAAPSLPKEYNDSIDGVKIGPKVGSCGTAAYLKKLIIVQNIQKDPLWENYKDLAEKFNLKSCWSQPIISPSNQVLGTFALYYNEPKKPSDLDLRLIHSLAHIAGIAIERKRIEDLKSESETRYRSLVEQASDTIFLIDKDGKYVEINPSGCALLGYTKEEFLNLTIWDVIEPEDLMKNPLRVEDLRNGKAVLSERKLVRKDGSIVPVEINAKILRNGLLQGIVRNISERKTAEEIVRQAQKMESIGLLAGGIAHDFNNLLTMIMGSAEVMKLRIENDSDLNKHVHRIIEAAKRGGSITKQLLLFSRPGSSELKPISISHIIREVTDILSFSLPKNISIETKIDLENGIIRGDSSHLHQVILNLALNARDAMPDGGKITIRETTVKGDEVRKKFPSGGNVKEYVCIHVSDTGKGMSPETKQKIFEPFFTTKERGKGTGLGLSIVDTITKNHFGFIDVDSVANQGTTFKLYFPAIAASESPIKENGRQRANIQATILIVDDEIMVLEVLKDILELSGCKVFTTSSGKHALEVFQNPDHHIDLVITDLGMPEMSGDSLFFKLKEIKPEIKVIITSGHIEREKKDKLLLQGVQGILDKPYKIEEVQTVIQKILQSA, encoded by the coding sequence ATGTCTATTTTAGAATCATTCTATAGATTCTTACATATTCCGGTCGCTTTATTCAAAACATTATTCAGAAATCAAGACCAATCAAAAAGTTGGCTGGCGCTCTCCGACGCGGAAGAGCAAAGAAAAATCGAACTCTTATTAAATCACATGTTTCAAGTCTTTGAGGAACTTTCCTCCGGTCGATCTCTCAAAGACATTCTTTTTACTCTTGCGTCCTCGATCGAAGAATATCGTTCCGATATTCACGCGAGCATTCTTTTATTAGATAAAGACGGAGTAACTCTGAGACACGGCGCGGCCCCAAGCCTACCTAAAGAATACAATGATAGTATCGACGGTGTAAAGATCGGTCCAAAAGTAGGCTCTTGCGGAACCGCGGCTTATTTAAAAAAACTCATCATTGTACAAAACATTCAAAAAGATCCTCTCTGGGAAAATTATAAGGACCTCGCGGAAAAATTTAATTTAAAGTCCTGTTGGTCTCAGCCGATCATTTCTCCTTCCAATCAGGTTTTGGGGACATTCGCACTTTATTACAACGAACCTAAAAAACCTTCCGATCTGGATTTGAGATTGATTCACTCCTTGGCTCATATTGCTGGAATCGCGATCGAAAGAAAAAGAATCGAAGATCTCAAATCGGAAAGTGAAACGCGCTATCGTTCTTTAGTCGAACAAGCTTCGGATACCATCTTTCTAATTGATAAAGACGGCAAATACGTTGAAATCAATCCGAGCGGCTGCGCACTGTTAGGTTATACGAAAGAAGAATTTTTAAATCTTACAATTTGGGACGTCATCGAACCCGAAGATCTTATGAAGAATCCGCTTCGTGTGGAAGATCTTCGTAACGGGAAAGCCGTTTTGAGCGAGAGAAAATTGGTTCGTAAAGACGGAAGTATCGTACCGGTCGAAATCAATGCAAAAATTTTGAGAAACGGTTTGTTGCAAGGGATCGTTCGAAATATCTCCGAAAGAAAGACCGCCGAAGAAATCGTTCGTCAGGCTCAAAAAATGGAAAGTATCGGCTTACTTGCCGGTGGAATCGCTCACGATTTTAATAACCTTTTAACGATGATTATGGGAAGCGCGGAAGTGATGAAATTACGAATCGAAAATGATTCCGATCTAAACAAACACGTCCATAGAATTATCGAAGCCGCAAAAAGGGGCGGATCGATCACAAAACAACTTCTTTTATTTTCAAGACCGGGGTCTTCCGAACTCAAACCGATTTCAATTTCGCATATCATTCGAGAAGTCACCGATATACTTTCATTTTCGCTTCCAAAAAATATTTCTATCGAAACTAAAATCGATCTCGAAAATGGAATCATTCGAGGCGACAGCAGCCATCTTCATCAAGTCATTCTTAACTTAGCGTTGAACGCGAGAGACGCAATGCCCGACGGAGGCAAGATCACGATCCGCGAGACTACGGTAAAAGGAGACGAGGTTCGAAAGAAATTTCCTTCCGGAGGAAATGTTAAGGAGTATGTTTGCATTCATGTAAGCGATACCGGAAAAGGAATGAGTCCGGAGACTAAACAAAAAATCTTCGAACCTTTTTTTACTACGAAAGAAAGAGGAAAAGGAACGGGCTTGGGTCTTTCCATCGTAGATACGATCACTAAAAATCATTTCGGTTTTATCGACGTGGATTCAGTCGCCAATCAAGGAACAACTTTTAAACTCTACTTTCCGGCAATCGCGGCTTCGGAATCTCCGATTAAAGAAAACGGAAGACAACGAGCTAACATTCAAGCAACCATTCTTATCGTCGACGACGAGATTATGGTTTTGGAAGTATTGAAAGATATTCTTGAATTATCCGGTTGTAAGGTTTTTACAACGAGCTCCGGAAAACACGCTCTTGAAGTATTTCAAAATCCGGATCATCACATCGACTTGGTGATCACCGATTTAGGAATGCCGGAAATGAGCGGAGATTCTCTTTTTTTCAAATTGAAAGAAATTAAACCCGAGATAAAAGTCATCATCACTTCCGGGCATATCGAAAGAGAAAAGAAAGACAAACTTCTTTTACAAGGTGTTCAAGGAATCTTAGACAAACCGTATAAGATCGAAGAAGTACAGACCGTAATTCAAAAGATTTTGCAATCTGCGTAA
- the gcvH gene encoding glycine cleavage system protein GcvH, with protein MAETQAPAGYLFSEKHEWVKIEGDVALIGISDFAQSALGDIVFVDLPKAGKAIKQFETFGTIESVKAAEDLYAPISGEVIESNPALSKSPGEVNAKPFDSWMIKVKGFSPSELEKLLSSEKYKTFVAGLE; from the coding sequence ATGGCAGAAACGCAAGCGCCCGCAGGATATCTCTTCTCGGAAAAACACGAATGGGTCAAAATAGAAGGAGACGTTGCTCTCATTGGAATTTCAGACTTCGCACAGTCCGCGTTAGGCGACATCGTCTTCGTTGATCTTCCGAAAGCCGGAAAGGCGATCAAACAATTTGAAACCTTTGGAACCATCGAATCGGTAAAAGCAGCCGAAGATTTATACGCTCCTATCAGCGGAGAAGTCATCGAATCCAATCCGGCTCTTTCCAAAAGCCCGGGGGAAGTAAACGCAAAACCTTTCGATTCTTGGATGATTAAGGTAAAAGGTTTTTCTCCTTCCGAACTCGAAAAACTACTCAGTTCCGAAAAATACAAAACGTTCGTAGCAGGACTCGAATAA
- a CDS encoding GlcG/HbpS family heme-binding protein: MYPKILTLIVVSILLTNSRSVMSQNQPNFPDYGNPIRLEVAKKIILKAEAEAKKNGWKMVISIVDSGGNLVYLERIDGTQFGSIDISQGKAKCAVNFRRPTKAMEDSVVAGGMGLRLIGLPGVYPLEGGELILLDGKIIGAIGVSGGTSAQDGQVARAGLEGLKD; this comes from the coding sequence ATGTACCCGAAAATTCTCACATTGATTGTGGTTTCTATTCTTCTTACAAACTCACGGAGTGTTATGAGTCAAAACCAACCTAACTTTCCGGATTACGGAAATCCGATTCGTCTCGAAGTAGCGAAAAAAATCATTCTGAAAGCGGAGGCAGAAGCCAAGAAAAACGGATGGAAGATGGTAATCTCCATTGTGGATTCCGGCGGAAACTTGGTTTATCTGGAAAGAATCGATGGAACTCAATTCGGTTCCATCGATATCTCTCAAGGAAAAGCAAAATGCGCTGTCAATTTTAGAAGACCAACAAAGGCGATGGAAGACTCCGTTGTAGCCGGCGGAATGGGACTTCGATTGATCGGTTTACCGGGAGTTTATCCGTTGGAAGGTGGAGAATTGATTCTTCTGGATGGGAAAATCATCGGTGCGATCGGCGTTTCCGGGGGAACTTCGGCGCAAGACGGTCAAGTTGCAAGAGCAGGTTTGGAAGGTCTAAAAGACTGA
- a CDS encoding helix-turn-helix domain-containing protein encodes MESKKDKPRGVLKSEKTKIDFKHARYLPSPSLEFFIEHHWTVEWDLRGKEPQLAETLPHPSVHLVIDKDKSRIQGIIEGKFSYLLKDLGKVWGVKFKPGAFYPFYRKAIRSLQNRSIPIDSVFSVDVLRLENSILSAKNDEERLETIEQILLQRLPEKDENVLWIQEVIDSIFKNPNIRKVEDLANRLRINKRTLQRQFSRYVGVTPKWVIQRYRLHEAAERLEKGENVDGIQLALDLGYFDQAHFIKDFKNIVGKSPEQYSKLLRLK; translated from the coding sequence ATGGAATCCAAAAAAGATAAACCAAGGGGTGTTCTGAAATCAGAGAAAACAAAAATCGATTTCAAACATGCTCGTTATTTGCCGAGTCCTAGTTTGGAATTTTTTATAGAACATCATTGGACGGTAGAATGGGATCTCCGTGGCAAGGAACCTCAACTCGCGGAAACGCTTCCACATCCGAGCGTTCATCTTGTGATCGATAAAGATAAATCGAGGATTCAAGGAATCATCGAGGGGAAATTTTCGTATCTCCTAAAAGATTTAGGAAAAGTCTGGGGAGTAAAATTCAAACCCGGAGCTTTTTATCCTTTCTATCGAAAGGCGATTCGTTCCCTTCAAAATCGATCCATCCCTATTGATTCCGTTTTTAGCGTGGACGTTTTACGTTTGGAAAACTCAATTCTTTCCGCAAAGAACGATGAAGAAAGATTAGAAACCATAGAACAAATTCTTTTGCAACGTCTTCCGGAGAAGGATGAAAATGTTTTATGGATTCAGGAAGTAATCGATTCTATCTTTAAAAATCCGAACATTCGCAAAGTCGAAGATTTAGCAAACCGTCTTCGTATTAACAAAAGAACTCTACAGCGCCAATTCAGTCGTTATGTAGGAGTGACTCCGAAATGGGTTATTCAAAGATATAGATTGCACGAGGCAGCCGAAAGATTGGAAAAAGGCGAGAACGTAGATGGAATCCAACTCGCTTTAGATTTAGGCTACTTTGATCAGGCTCACTTTATTAAAGATTTCAAAAACATAGTCGGAAAATCCCCCGAACAATATTCTAAATTGCTCAGACTAAAATAA
- a CDS encoding GFA family protein → MSIKKYNGSCHCGKVKYEVDLDLSLGTSKCNCSFCSKVRNWSAMIKPAAFHLLSGKEELGSYQFGTMSATHKFCKNCGVRTYTEGYIEEIGGDFISVSLSTLDNLEPSELVEAPLWYADGRHNNWRSQPAEIRHL, encoded by the coding sequence ATGAGCATTAAAAAATACAACGGTAGCTGTCACTGCGGAAAGGTAAAATATGAAGTCGATCTCGATCTTTCCTTAGGAACCTCGAAGTGTAATTGTTCGTTCTGCAGTAAGGTAAGAAATTGGAGCGCGATGATAAAACCGGCGGCCTTTCATCTTCTTTCCGGAAAAGAAGAATTGGGAAGTTATCAATTCGGAACGATGAGCGCAACGCATAAGTTTTGTAAGAACTGCGGAGTTCGAACTTATACGGAAGGTTATATCGAAGAAATCGGGGGAGACTTTATAAGCGTAAGTTTGTCCACTCTGGACAATCTCGAACCTAGCGAACTCGTGGAAGCACCGCTTTGGTATGCGGACGGACGTCACAACAATTGGAGATCGCAGCCGGCAGAGATTCGTCATCTTTGA
- a CDS encoding lysophospholipid acyltransferase family protein, producing the protein MSHQILQRKDLCKPLSYKEGLSISYETAPDKKRSLADRIFGDTDLAFHYGYFKEIFRSRGLALKGFYDNPTWCESSAKILDLVENCGGKVKVEGIEKILSVDGPVVIAGNHMSTCETFILPTFVTQYKPVTFVVKESLTTGKLFGPIMRSRDPISVGRSNPREDLVAVLEQGTALLKKGMSIIVFPQSTRTTDFTPAEFNSIAIKLAARAGVPVIPIALRTDFWENGRVVKDLARIFRDRKIFITFGDPLLPTTDSRKNQESLLNFVVSHLKNWGTKVNE; encoded by the coding sequence ATGAGTCATCAAATTTTGCAAAGAAAAGATCTCTGCAAACCGCTGAGCTATAAAGAAGGCCTTTCCATTTCTTACGAAACGGCTCCCGACAAAAAAAGATCTCTGGCAGACCGCATCTTCGGAGATACGGACTTAGCGTTTCACTACGGTTATTTCAAAGAAATATTTAGAAGCAGAGGTTTAGCCCTCAAGGGATTCTACGATAATCCGACTTGGTGCGAATCTTCAGCTAAGATTCTCGACTTAGTAGAAAACTGCGGCGGCAAGGTCAAGGTAGAAGGAATCGAAAAAATTCTCTCCGTAGACGGGCCCGTTGTCATCGCAGGAAATCACATGAGCACTTGTGAGACCTTCATTCTTCCGACCTTTGTAACTCAATATAAGCCCGTAACATTCGTAGTCAAAGAAAGCCTAACAACAGGAAAACTTTTTGGTCCCATCATGAGATCGAGAGACCCGATCTCGGTCGGAAGAAGCAATCCAAGAGAAGACTTGGTTGCGGTTCTCGAACAAGGAACGGCTTTGCTCAAAAAAGGAATGTCGATTATCGTATTTCCACAGAGCACGCGAACCACGGATTTTACTCCTGCAGAATTCAATTCAATCGCAATCAAACTCGCGGCCCGCGCCGGAGTGCCCGTGATTCCGATCGCGCTCAGAACCGATTTCTGGGAAAACGGAAGAGTCGTGAAAGATCTGGCCCGCATTTTTAGAGATCGCAAGATTTTTATTACATTCGGCGATCCTCTTCTTCCAACCACGGATTCCAGAAAGAATCAAGAATCCTTATTGAATTTTGTGGTTTCTCATTTGAAAAACTGGGGCACAAAAGTGAATGAATGA
- a CDS encoding LA_0364 family Cys-rich lipoprotein has translation MKKYLSMTLVILFVAVSFQCSEISPRQKCYEDNYCKSADSDCVAASLLITALLQSGSSSGSSSSSSSNNSFLSLYFSPLACIGAKASCEADCDKKHPF, from the coding sequence ATGAAAAAATATCTATCGATGACATTGGTCATCCTGTTCGTTGCGGTCTCGTTCCAGTGTTCGGAAATTTCACCTCGTCAAAAATGTTATGAAGATAACTATTGTAAGTCGGCGGACTCCGACTGTGTGGCGGCTTCTTTGTTGATAACAGCGCTCTTGCAAAGTGGGAGTTCGAGTGGGTCTTCCTCTTCAAGTTCATCTAACAATTCCTTCCTGAGTTTATACTTTAGCCCGCTTGCTTGTATCGGTGCGAAAGCTTCCTGCGAGGCGGATTGCGATAAGAAACATCCATTCTGA
- the gcvT gene encoding glycine cleavage system aminomethyltransferase GcvT, with product MSQDKKTPLYESHRALGAKMIPFGGWDMPVQYSGIIAEHNATREAAGLFDVSHMGEIFVTGEPKAILDFLESVTCNSVASLSDFQVQYNAVLNENGGLVDDVTIYKFSPEKYMICSNASNYEAVTAHLLKYLPAQGVQVEDQSLQWHQIALQGPKANEIFSKYLGKELDSIKYYHFAILPFQGEEIIVSRTGYTGEDGFEIYSSIPLGLKIWKELLEVGKDFGLIPCGLGARDTLRIEAKYPLYGHELNDSWTPIESGIGWIVKEKEIPYFSSEKILSQKKNGVPSKIVAFSLTEAGVPRENFRVLDSQGNEIGKTTSGTFSPSLKKGIGLALISAEKIKDGEPIQIEIREQPKQAIITTKPFIPGSIRKN from the coding sequence ATGTCCCAAGATAAAAAAACACCTCTTTATGAATCCCATCGCGCACTCGGTGCAAAAATGATTCCATTTGGAGGCTGGGATATGCCTGTGCAATATTCGGGGATCATCGCTGAACACAACGCTACCAGAGAAGCAGCCGGTCTTTTCGACGTTTCTCACATGGGAGAAATTTTCGTAACGGGAGAGCCCAAAGCTATCCTTGATTTTTTAGAATCCGTCACCTGTAATTCTGTCGCGTCCCTTTCCGATTTTCAAGTTCAGTACAATGCGGTTCTGAATGAAAATGGCGGCTTAGTTGACGACGTTACGATCTATAAATTCTCTCCCGAGAAATATATGATCTGCTCCAACGCTTCCAACTACGAAGCAGTTACCGCACACTTACTCAAGTATCTTCCCGCTCAAGGTGTTCAAGTCGAAGACCAAAGTCTTCAGTGGCATCAGATCGCGCTCCAAGGTCCGAAGGCGAACGAGATCTTTTCCAAATACTTAGGAAAAGAATTGGATTCGATCAAATATTACCATTTTGCAATCCTTCCTTTTCAAGGAGAAGAGATCATCGTCTCTAGAACCGGTTACACGGGAGAAGACGGATTTGAAATCTATTCTTCCATTCCTCTCGGACTCAAGATTTGGAAAGAACTTTTAGAAGTAGGAAAGGACTTCGGTCTCATTCCTTGCGGACTCGGCGCGAGAGATACTCTTCGTATCGAAGCAAAGTATCCGCTCTACGGTCACGAACTCAACGACTCGTGGACTCCGATCGAATCCGGAATCGGATGGATCGTAAAAGAAAAAGAAATTCCTTACTTTTCATCCGAAAAAATTCTTTCTCAAAAGAAGAATGGGGTTCCTTCGAAAATCGTCGCATTTTCTCTTACGGAAGCGGGAGTTCCAAGAGAAAATTTCCGCGTATTGGATTCTCAAGGAAATGAAATCGGTAAAACAACTTCGGGAACATTTTCCCCTTCTTTGAAAAAGGGAATCGGCCTCGCGCTGATCTCTGCGGAAAAAATCAAAGACGGAGAACCGATTCAGATTGAAATCCGAGAACAACCGAAACAAGCTATCATTACAACAAAGCCTTTTATCCCAGGCAGTATCAGAAAAAATTAA